Below is a window of Humulus lupulus chromosome 2, drHumLupu1.1, whole genome shotgun sequence DNA.
agccagtcattcttgccaattattgtattttatacaagtatctGGTCATTACAAAAGTTGTTTTATTctatttacaattttaattattttgctccgaggagtattgttcgaacaggttttggtcaaggcaagtgaccaaggacctaaagctccttgatcacttgagGGGCACATAAGGTaactagtaagcaaagcatattgaaaggtatgtaaacacatgagcaaaataagtgaaagcatgctagggtacttagagtatttttcaaaattttgtattttgttaaatcaaaccaaagtactatgctaagttcagtcatccGAACAGAagttataataagatgcaaatatattataatatcaaaatggatccttttacaccgcgagcagttgctgctcggatgtaattgttcaattaaaagtaaaagctgcccgtgcaacaATAAATATTCAACTAGAAAATAAGTGTCTTTACGTCACGACCTGTAGGCCGTGTACTTGAAAgattaaagagaaagaaaaatagcaGACTATGAggttggaggatcttgaggggagCCTTGGTCGACGACATttgtagcttcattgtccgccccgtccacgccagtggccaaggagatttcgggagAAGCAGGTACCCTTGTTCTCTCTTCTTCCGCCAATCAAGCAGCGCAGCgggctatctcagcatgccttgcgcgctcgggaagatagctgaaatcagcctcttggttgtgtttccagaagtcacaGAAACACTTAATCatggcgttcttgtacctttccaaattccTGGAGTTAGCTTCTTCAAGCTTCTTGATCTGGCCCTCCAATGTTGCGGTCTCGTGTCTTCTCGCGTTCAAGTCctcctcgagctttttagccACGCGGTTGTTGACGCGATTAGACTCCTTGAAGTTGTCCCTTTGCTTGACGCCCGTATCCAAAGTAGTTTGcttctcccttaactcctcagccagtttgttcttctcctcATGCACTGCCTCAAGCTGTTCAGCGTATTTTGCTTCGACAGCTTTGAGTTCTTTGACGTGTCATTGCTCCAAAGCCCTAGACTGCTCGGTGATAGCACTCGAGCGAAGCTGGCCGAcagtaagggtcagcattgcTTGCGATCAGAGCGAAAGTTAATCTGACTGTTGAGTATAAAAGGGCTGTCTCCAcagaaaaagataacttacactaGCAAATTCATTTAATGCCTGGGTTAAGATCTGGTCGATGTGCATCATCTCTGTCACAGGCATCACCTCTCGGTAGTGTTCATGCTTCACAATTTTGGCCACCCTGTCTTTGACCGATCTTAAGGCGCGACTCGTTATGTCGCCGCCTGTGGAAGCAGGAccagcctgctgagtctggtcggttGGGGTCGATGGAGAAGGTGTCGACCCGACAGGAGTAAGAGGAGTTTGCTGCtcgagaggagaaggaggtgTTGTTACATTTGTTGAAGGTCCATCTACCGGAGGGCCTGCAGTACGGGTTTTCTTGGTCGGAGgcgctttactgctttccccgGGATGCCGTTTGCTCATTTTCTTCTTGCTTGAGGGAGCTTTAGGAGCCTCTGGGGCACTGTATATGTCGAACACATTCTCAGAGTTCATGTCTATAAAAAATGCAAATACACGAACAATGAGATAGTATAAACgattgagtatgttatgtcaggaaaagaaacaaagaaaattgtaagtgaaatacccgagctatcattactggtcgctacattatatactctactagtgttacactcactctctggcatgaagaagtcttaATCTAAATTGGGAGTGTAGTTAAAGTtaccgtccccatcaaataagtgacagggaattggcaaactatctaagagtgagagatcagtaccgttctcatccgaagattcgTTAAAGGGCTTgagaggttcggtggctttcttttcttcctttcctgttggggcggggggagcagcagcccatggggtgctggagggttccctgattgtcactctagtTGCCCTCCTTGGAGGGGGTTATGGcacatctgggtgctgctcgggaacctctccaccagtggcactccctGTTGTTGACTCCCTCAAATCttggtgaggggccaaaaggccgaccagtctcagattggcctctgtgaccaacTGTTTGACCCTTTTCTCTATGTCGATCATGTTGGCCAGGACGGCTGATCGGATCTCCATGTCTAGAGTAGGCTTTAGTCCCGACCATGGGCTTGAAATGCACTAAATTTCTAATGgaaatgcagcaaaaaattgaagaaagataaacgaccaatggtacaaagactttaccttcttgtgtgaaggccaagttgttcgcgaccatgtcggTGGTCaaaaagtactccagatggtacttccccatgtTCGAGATATAAGTGGTGTCAATCAGGAAAGTGCAACCTGTTTTCTGAtgacagaagtggaaaaaccctgtgttttcctggttggggttagattttaggtcgaacatgTATTTGGcctcatgtggtgtggggacgggccatttcttatggttatagaggatatagagtgcagcaagaaTTCTATATCTGTTGGGATTTATTTGAAAATGGGCGACCCCGatgtaattggccaccccctgggaaaaaggatgaagaggcaggatcgctcctgcctcgatgtggtacctcgaccaggctcTAAAAGCACCTCTAGGCAAGTTTGCCCGTTGGTCTTTGGTGGGTTGaactagggtcaccccaggaagtccatattttttaatataattagcgATCACCCTGATCGTTATTCGGCTAGaaggggcgacgtaccattcaacatctggttgaacgacGTTTCGAAGCTAAGCACGAGTTTGGATGTTGGGGTCAGGGATATTTCtttcccgaccactggtcgagggaattctagcctgaggagcaggctgatttgaagggttggaaggtttctttttctgggcagtggattttactctacccatggctggaaggtttgactgaggtctattgggtggggATTGAGAAAAAGGAATTTATGGTATCAATagcgacggttgctcctcgtcttcaagtaattgggcaagcaagtcatcgtcgataggcctttcacctccccacggatcttgcatgaaaagctgcgaacagagaaagggggaggtgagaatgTAAATcctaaaaatctgtgttgagagatagaataacgttgctcgcgtataaaagttaagcttttatacggccaacagcattctaacaaaaacactaagttttatacaAGCAGTTTCAAAAACatattgaaaagcggaagtaaataGCTTTTTCAGGAAAAAAGCTTTTttgactccgaaggggcgggaaaaacccagtttttcaactagcctgaattcgattttacgccctaaatctacaatctcgactaccaaactggctcatAACTCCTACGAAATGTTgcttcactaccctatcaaacaaCTATTGATATATACACAATCCCCATAATAGTTTCAGCCAAGAACATGCAAAGGTTCATAGATAAAAATAACTATGAAGCAGTTTTGAATGGCACCTCAAATGTCTAAGAAGTTCGTGAAACTTAGATGAAGAACGGAGTCTGAACACAAGGTTTGAACACGAAAGCTTTCGAGCGTCCGGATGTGAGTTCCTGGAAATTTATGGGTTCTGAGGACAGAAATTCTTCAAAGTTCTTGGAGAATAGAtggcaagtgaaaagtaaaaagtaaaaatgtgggTTTGGGATATTACTTATAGCAGCTGCAACACAGTagaagaagtaatcatgaattacatttttcaaagcatggggaagtgtaatagccgtcagacaagttattaggaaactgaaaagacttgattggacatgattgatcactTTTTTCAAGAAAGCACAGGTGGTTCTGACAGATTTCATGGGGTATTCGAAGGGTCAGTTTTTGAAGTTTACTTAttactggtcgcaataaataaacttggggggcaaatgtttacccaaaaaatggctgctgatgacgtggcaggaatttctcacacgtggcagaagttctgttcgactatcgaccagaagcacatcacttcgtcaggcttaacttttagatacgaccaggctggccgtataattttatttgtttccttctaagttgtaatcttataataatttcatTGAATATCtcctcattattaccttgatacgcgattattaaggaaagatacggcatgttggcccatgtaaccctccttgagcctataaatatacatgaaatagctcaaggaagggactttttggactgaatctttttgctaagatagagagagaaagagagctacagtgcaattatccatcattTCATTGTAttccttctaaggtttgtgaaactgaagaaccctagttcttagatcacgactttgagattcaatatcaataataacaccaagtggacgtaggtcattaccattctttggggccgaaccactataaatccttggtgttttcttcttttccttggATTATATTCTTAATTATCGTTTTATTTTCTGTTGTACATTTGACTccttgtcgttggccaaatcgttgGTCAAcaaatatcatgaatggctgggaacatgaattataataatggaatccatactttcctaacagatcgaatattggttctattaagggttaattctggaactgaatacttagctcaaatctataatttgattatagattaattattcgctagtcaATTAATGGCACTGAAGGATcgagaggtaattagaagggtaaaacagcaATCTTGGCCAattctaattaatgaaccaataaatggaggacaaaactacatttattgattatatcaatggactacaagagaaaactctgtatatataattccataaatacttagagtgcaattccatatatatagtggagtaatcatggaattaataaataagattattggattaaagagtttgactaataatatggtttattggagcttcgtattataggtctatggtctaTAGATCACTTCTTTCCTACACTgccaagggtaaggatgtcaaaagacacatttgtagagagaatgacttaattgcaaaggaattaattttccagggaaattgaataattatgtgatagttatgagcaattgattaattatttaactatatagtttttatttagaaaaactataggttaaaataaatattaatcttgttttgattaatatataaagagagatttataattatcatatttagaataagatatttatttatttatttaaaactgatattttaagataaaattaattttgaattaactgatatttttttgggataaatatattgtcttaaatattaattaaataaaaataatgagaatattagggaaaaccctaatgtggtGCCACACATAGATATTTCCTATATctggaatttgaattttgaatttcaaataatttttttatttaattatatatatttatttattcttttttaaatatgatttaaattaaataattaagcaGGTTATAactaatcagttttattttaataaaataaaaattaattaaattatttaattatctttatatacctagaaagaagcgatacttttaaGGAGGTCATTGTTTTTCATAGACTGTCTGACTATCTCTCTCAAATAGATGcaatagttttcctaaacctgaaaactattcaattcataaatcaacattttgaatcctacgtgcctacacacgtccttgtgtgtttgaggattggtctagaagatcaaggtgtgagctttcaggacttggataggaagatcattgattttatacaaaaagattcgatgacacttgatagactagaagaggtaatctctaatttgactgtatatgatttaatatatatgtgtgtgtgtgtgtgtgtgtgtgtgtgtgtatgataTTGGtcggtattaataattattaaaagggCCCATTCCTCGCTGTGTATCTTTGATTTGCACTTTTAATTCCAAAAATTGGTACTAAAGCAGtctacacacacacatatatatatatatattaaatattgtgtggaTTTCTTGCATTtgtgatatgtatattgaatgaatGTATATGCATTTTGAATATATGGTTGAATGAttgatcgttaattatatggtgttattgggttatgaatttGAGTTTCTAAATCTTGTTTAAGTCATAACAGACATAGTATTTTtagtaaattttattttaaaaatatgtaattttaaaaaaatctgcGCAATAACAAAAGGAGGACTTGAGCAACCAGCCAAACCAGCGACCCGAGCCCTCCCGGACAGTCACGCGCATCACCCGTCCCAAGCCCTTTTGCACATGCACCTGACGTGCCCCTGCGCCCATGGCCTGCTGATTCCGCACCCTTGCGTCGTTGGTGCCTCGTACCCTTGCGTACCCAGGTTCCTTGCTCACTGCATGTGACAACAACAAACCCGAGCCCTTGAGGCTCCATGTGTCGTCGGCCTTAATGGTCTAGGGCACTAATCTTGGTACCCAACAAACTCGAGCCCTTGAGGCTCCAGCTAGCCTTAAGGGCATATTACAAGCTAGGTTGGTGCTAGGTCAGATGCAGACGCGAGGgttggtgagcatgctgatgcctagtttgtaaggtagtggcattttcgtaaatatcttaaatattgcctggaaatggacgggacttggaaGGTTCCACATTGAAGGGAATGAACGCAATGGTGCAATCATATTTGGGATATTCAGGGAATTGGCGAGCtaagagccaaatatgtctctcAAGAAAAATTCATATATGTTCctagtagaaggctaaaagctcagaaggctctttgtagagggagcacctggtgtcaacTCTCCACCACCCGCTGGCGTAGGTgcatcaagtgagctactactagttgggagcgCTAGTAAGATGGGCATATAAGGACCacaaggggactcatatgtctccatgagtacgagtactcatggacattaccaaGCTGCCTCGGTAGTGCAATGAAGTGTGCTTCCAGAGGTTTATGGGTACGGTTCTCTGGGCTTTCTGGTATGCCGCTTGCATGGCACGTGCTCCAAACCTCCGAGAGACATCGTGGCGCACCATGGCAATGAGTCTTGACACGAGATGGCacaggaagtcattcgtgggacttgctaGCATACAGGCATTGAAGAGTGTGCAATGCTTGAGAAGGACAGAGGTCTAGTGTGTGCTAGTAGTCTGGCAGCTAGTCTCGATGGCCTGCCAACCTGCgtgaaggcatggtgccttggggattggaccatggacgtatgggaatCGTTGGTCTGTGACATGAGCTATttggatagtatcgaatggggcatgatgagaggtgttggcaagTCAGCTttgtgttggctcttggccacacatgctaccttggcttgctaatatctgggtgagcatcggtgttgggattttccttgccatTGTGAGAACATATgaacagtgtgagtgtcttggctagatagccttaaTGCATGGCTGCACTCATAGATACTTGAGAGCATGACTTAGCGGGAGTTGTTAGAGAGATGAAAGTGttcagaggcacacggtcgcgtgAAAAATGTGTCCATTGTTAtttgaatggttggaaggctaaCCTTGGCTCAAAGGAGTCAAGGTATCGCATAGACGTTTTCGCTGTCAAAATTTCAGCCCGTGGAagttggtatcaaagccaggttcatctcaagtgGGGGATGAACCTGGTTTGCCCATCCTAGAAGGGATGTAGGCGTGCAGAAGGACCTGAAAGGTCTGGATGCTTGAACAGATGTCGTTGAGCCTTTTAGTCACATAGAAAGGATCAATTGGCTGAGACGGGATAAGACTTAGTTTCTCTTCTTCGTGGAAATACTGGACATCTTAGAGAGGGGACAAGCTATGGTTGCTTCAAATCAGAAAGTTCAgtgatgctagaaagacaacaaccacgTGCAATTATGGAGTGGCACTACAAAAGAGTTGGAACTCATTGACATGAGACAAGGTTTGTGTAATTCCCCACGTCAATATGCCTGCTTTctagaatgatgactggccctgcaaaccaacatgagtctttccagcgtgctttgtcctcactcgcactcttcctgggaaaacttcccaagaggtcacccatcatgagactactccaggtcaagcactcttaactttggagttctcaagtaatgggctaccaaaaagaatatgcatcttgttggcataagtagtattcatcaatccatttaagcattctttaactgtgtagtctcatacctacatagtcttagaatcatcacacttgacctgttgtcacaatcacccccgtaggggtccgacgtccctgtcggccacactttcggctaggtcaaggctctgataccatttgtaatgccccacgtcactatggatgcttcctggaatgacgactgaccctgcaaaccaacatgagtctttccaacgtgctttgtcctcactcgcacgcttccttggaaaacttcccaagatgtcacccatcatgaggctactccaggtcaagcacacttaactttggagttctcaagtaatgggctaccgaaaagaagatgcatcttgttggcataggtaatacccatcaatccatttaagccatcttcaactgtgtagtcccatacctacatagtttTAAAATCAAcacacttgaccttcctcagGAAATATGGGATTGCACATTTTTTACCTGGtatttccccctacggatcacgtgATTCTAACTATCACAgtttgatcgagaggtcaagGTTGTATGCTTGGTTCACTCGTTCATGTTTGCCAGAGTGACAGAGTAAGTCGCACGGAGCACTGCTGTTGAAAAGGGAACTTATACGCAAGAGTGTGGAAGCATGATGGTGGCCGTCAGACGCTTGTTAGTCATGACAGTGTTTGAGAGTCGACAACTTTGAGGAATCAGATAAAGATGAGCACGAAATGAttcagttgctacttgtgtgccaaagggcatcacttgGAGACCAAGGTGTCAGTGGTCGCGATTGTCAGAGGATAGTCGTACTTAGAAGTGTTTGCATGTTATCTTGTTCTGACCCGGAGGGGAGGTGTCAAGACAATGGAGTGGGACGTGTTGGCTCACAGAGATGTTAGCTTGTGTGAGCGATACTAAGGCATTGTAGGAGATGCTAAGTTGTGGATCATAtacatcaaaggccagcaaggCCGAGTAGACCACGCCCAGTGGTCAGAATAGTACAAGAGTTTCTTGAGTGCTGGAGGGCTACATCAAGGAAACTTAGTACTGCAATAGAGATTAAGGAAGACGAGATGGTGCTAGAGTTTAAATGCGGGCCAAATGGCCTTGATATTAGCACTTAGTGACCATAAGATCCAAGAAAACCTGAAAAGTTGCGCTAGAATTTGTATGTGGGCAGAGGGTTCCATCGAGAGAAACTTAGTGCTTCTTGGAAGCCTAGAAGGGCGAGATGCTAGTATGATGGATCAGTTGGGTGGCTATATGGACATTGCGCGCATAAGGGAATCGGGAGTGGTGCTACATGAAGTAGTTGACTTAAGTGTCACATTTTGCGAGGTGCACTTCTAGATTTGTTGTGTGCATGAGGAGTTTGGGAGGTCAGAGTTCTTGTGGATGGGCAAGTTGTCGAGAATACCAATAGTTGAAGTGAgggagagaccttcacggttcaaacatccaaaCAACAGACTAATGTTCCATTATAAAAGCACCAagatgagttatcatggagatcgttAGTTGTTTAGAATATAAAGTCTAGAAGACTCAGAGACAAAGACAGAGCCAGTTATCTAGGGTGAAAGTCATCAGGACTCAAGTATCAAGGTAGCATCAGTGCAACGTTTGCCTAAGGTGAAAGTTAggaggactcaggtactaaggcaacATAGAGATGTCGAGGGGCGAAGAGTCAGAATGACTGAGGCATTAGTTCAACATCGTCTTtaaaagtgataaatggaacgagggaGTGCACGAGAGAAAGCAgttagcttgcgagctataccttgagaggtacacctcgagaagagaagttattcccaagttaaagtgggggagcccactaattcatatgtttGAAGGGTCCATGGTACTTGTTGAGTTTTGGTGTGTGAATTTAGGGGGAAACACAACAAAAGACAGGTTGTACAGTGTGAAGACATGCATGACTGATGCGAGTGGGTCTGGTGACCAAGTAAAGCTGCAAATAGATAGTATGCATGGGCGTAGGCTGAGACAAAGATTGGGTAGGTTTTGCAGCATGTTATGGGACATGCTTAGTGTTTAATGGGGACACgtgtttatgggaacacaagcTGAATGATTCAGAGAACGTATGCCAAAGGGAGATAGCGGATTGGGACAACTTCAAACCTCAAGAGTGGGGTAGGGTCCAGTCAAGTTGTTTAGAATTCAACAAGCCATCTAGAGGTAGGCAAAGTTGATTCAGAGGcagaacttgaggcacgatgATAGGAGTTAGCATGAGCCTGAGCACAGGCCAGGAGGCATTGTAGTGGTTTTGAATTATTTCAGATCATTGGCCACATTGTATAAGCTTAGAGGAGCATTTATGATTATGGTCAAGAGTGGCCATTTTGCATCAAGTCGTGGGTATCTAGTAAGACTGGAGGGCCAAAAGTTTGAGAGACTACTTCGCGAAGTTTGTGTGCAAGGGtgcactagatactgcataaagACTACAGTTGGCATGTGTGTCACATTTGAGAGAGGCGCATCATAATTTTGACCGACAACAAGAGTGTTAAGGTCGAGTTTTCCATAGAGTTGGCTTACGACATGTCCACAGGGACTTGTCTAAGAGAGACATACCTTAAAGTGGGAGGATGTTTCTTAAGTGTCATTGGGAAAGGTTGGTTTGTGAACCTCATTCTAAGGGGTGCACCTCAATTTCTTCCTTGTCAATAGGAGTAGGCATTGGACAGTTGGCGGGAAAGCAACATTTTGATGATGTTCTGGCTTTGGCGTCAGTGTTGCAAGGGCTTCTTGGTTGACTGGAGGGATGTCATGATGGACTCGGAGGAGTTCATGTGTGCAAGAAGTATTCGAGTGCAGAGGCATTACTTCATGAGAGAATTCTAAATAGTGACTGTGGCATAGGGTCTTTGATCGAATCCAAAGGTGGAAGTGGAAGATCATCACCAAGTGGGTGATTCTACAGTggtagagggactagtgcagactTAAGATTTGGAAGAAGAATGGAATGAGCTTAAGAGTCGAGGCAGGAAGAAGATTGGCCAGCGGCctgtcgatgagggcatcgacaattgaagtgggggagagtgtaagATGCTAGCCTtaagggcatgttacaagctaggatggtgctaggtcagatgcgcacgcgaggctGTAGGTTGGTGAGCATGtcgatgcctagtttgtacggcagtgtcattttcgtaaatatcttcaatattgctcAGAAATGGATAGGACTTGgcaggttccatattgaagggtcaatgaacgcaatggtgcgatcggatttgggagattcagagaattggcgagctgagaaccaaatatgtctcccaatcaaaaatcatatatgttcctggtagaaggctaaaagttcagaaggctctttgtagggggagcacctcgTGTcaactctccaccaccccctggcgcaggtgcatcgagtgagctactactagttaggAGGGCTAGTAGgacgggcatatgaggaccacgaggggactcatatgtctccatgattaagagtactcatggacattaccgggccgccccggtaaTGCTCTGAAGTGTGTTGCTAGAGGTTTATGGTTACGGTTCTCTGGGCTTTCCGgtatgccgcttgcatggaatgtGGTCCAAACCTCTGAGAGAAGTCATGGCACGCCATGGCAACAATTCTTGACATGAGATGGCACAgaaagtcattcgtgggacttgctaGCATACAGGCATTGAAGAGTGTGAAATGCTTGAGAAGGACAGAGGtctagtgtgtgctactagtttggcagctagtctcgagggcctgccaacatgcgtgaaggattggaccatggatgtATGGGATTCCTTGGTCTGTGATGTGAGCTATtcagatagtatcgaatggggaatgatgagaggtgttggcccatcatgtagcgtcccaaatttgctaataaggcttagggccttgattaatgtgcctggaggacaataattgatttattatgataatatgtgaatttgatgagtatgtgattagaaatgaatgtttaggtgaattaaatatgcatgtgggccccatttggttattaggggcatgtttgtaattttagcccgttgagggcataaatgaaatatttgtgtatattgtggttGACACCACATTTTAGTGGTGacatatttgtgatgcacgatccgagacagtcgtagggagcggtttagctagaaaatcacaatgggacccgatacccgactcggggcgagtaaaggggtattttgggcaatAGACATTTTGTTGGGTTaccaggttatgaaaataaataattggagatatatttgaagttagaaagtctaggagggaatgttggggaaatttaccatttttccctcggggacgtttttggtaccgcgagccttgggattaacttattCACTTAAGGGACAAAAGACAAAGTAGTAGAACACCTTGGGAGCTGCCTAAACTGACACACTTTTCTCTTAGCTCACTCTTTTCCTTTCTCAAAACTCTCTCTAGCTAAACCATTGGAAATCAAGGGGATTTTTTACTAGAAATCACAAATTGGAGTTGTAGACTTGGAGATTAGTTCAGTATTAGCTTGTGATTCAAACAAAGATTGAGGTAAGCTTTCAATTATGATTTTGGCCATTAAattatgagtttctaggctaTTTTAAAGATGTTCTCGAACCCTTTTAGCTTATGGATTGAATTGGAGTTCTGATGAAGTTTTAAGCTagttttatgttgggttttattgctgggaaCGTATTAGAACTATTGTGATAGCTAagttatgttattgggatgattttttgttaaattggatgggatttggctgctgaaaatggaggttttctgggttcgaagggggcggaccgcgactctgttcttggtgtgtcgcggccctcaaGAACAAATGGGAGCCAAGGTAGGCTCTGCTGCACGGGTGGGCCGCCATGCCACTATGGCTAGGCCGTGGCACGTGTCTGAGGCTTggtgaggctgagcctctggttgaggcgAGCCACGACACAAGGGCATGGGGCTACGGCTCTTAGGGGATTTTTGGACCCTGAGAAG
It encodes the following:
- the LOC133814176 gene encoding uncharacterized protein LOC133814176, which produces MNSENVFDIYSAPEAPKAPSSKKKMSKRHPGESSKAPPTKKTRTAGPPVDGPSTNVTTPPSPLEQQTPLTPVGSTPSPSTPTDQTQQAGPASTGGDITSRALRSVKDRVAKIVKHEHYREVMPVTEMMHIDQILTQALNEFASLEAVHEEKNKLAEELREKQTTLDTGVKQRDNFKESNRVNNRVAKKLEEDLNARRHETATLEGQIKKLEEANSRNLESTRPTGRDVKTLIF